A genomic segment from Alteribacillus bidgolensis encodes:
- a CDS encoding homocysteine synthase — MSEKQWKLETLAVHGGQEIDPATQARAVPIYQTTSYGFKDTDHAANLFSLSEFGNIYTRIMNPTQDVFEKRMADLDGGVGALATASGSSAIHLAILNICETGDEIIASSGLYGGTYNLFVHTFPKLGIKVHLVDGRKPEAFKDKINKKTKLIFGEMIGNPNGDVFDIEEIANVAHTNDLPLMVDATLVTPALCRPIEYGADIVVHSATKFIGGHGTSIGGVIVDAGKFNWNNGKFPSLTEPDPSYHGVVYTEAVGELAYIIKARVQLLRDLGPAIAPMNSFLLLQGLETLHLRMERHCENAVKVAEYLESHPLVDWVNYPGLPSHRTYNKAQKYLPHGKGAILTFGIKGGTKEGKAFINACRLHSHVANVGDAKSLVIHPASTTHQQLTEEAQASAGVYPELIRLSVGIEHAEDIIADIEQALQNSQK, encoded by the coding sequence ATGTCAGAAAAACAATGGAAATTAGAAACATTAGCCGTTCACGGCGGCCAAGAGATAGATCCTGCAACACAAGCCAGAGCTGTCCCGATTTATCAAACAACTTCTTATGGATTTAAAGATACAGACCACGCTGCGAATTTGTTTTCTTTATCAGAATTTGGAAATATTTATACAAGAATTATGAACCCTACTCAAGACGTATTTGAAAAACGAATGGCTGATCTAGATGGAGGTGTTGGTGCTTTAGCAACTGCTAGCGGAAGTTCTGCTATTCATCTTGCCATATTAAACATATGTGAAACAGGAGATGAGATTATAGCTTCAAGTGGTTTATATGGAGGCACCTATAATTTGTTTGTACATACGTTTCCTAAATTAGGAATAAAGGTTCACTTAGTAGATGGGAGAAAACCAGAGGCTTTTAAGGACAAAATAAATAAAAAAACAAAACTTATATTTGGAGAAATGATAGGAAACCCAAATGGCGATGTTTTCGATATTGAAGAAATCGCAAACGTAGCACATACAAATGATCTTCCACTTATGGTCGACGCTACCTTGGTTACACCTGCATTGTGCCGGCCAATTGAATATGGTGCAGATATTGTTGTACACTCAGCTACAAAGTTTATCGGCGGTCATGGTACTTCCATTGGTGGAGTAATTGTAGATGCCGGTAAATTTAATTGGAATAATGGGAAGTTCCCATCGCTTACAGAACCTGATCCAAGTTACCATGGAGTTGTTTATACCGAAGCTGTCGGTGAACTTGCTTATATTATTAAAGCGAGAGTTCAGTTATTAAGAGATCTGGGACCAGCGATCGCTCCAATGAATTCGTTTTTGTTACTTCAAGGATTAGAGACTCTGCATCTGCGTATGGAAAGGCATTGTGAAAATGCTGTAAAGGTAGCTGAGTATTTAGAAAGTCATCCACTTGTAGATTGGGTAAATTATCCGGGACTTCCATCACACCGAACATATAACAAAGCACAAAAGTATCTTCCTCATGGAAAAGGAGCTATATTGACTTTTGGGATCAAAGGCGGTACCAAGGAAGGAAAAGCCTTTATTAATGCATGCCGTTTACATTCTCATGTAGCAAACGTTGGAGACGCGAAGTCTTTAGTGATACATCCTGCAAGCACAACTCATCAGCAGTTGACAGAAGAGGCTCAAGCGTCGGCAGGAGTATATCCTGAATTAATCCGGCTTTCTGTTGGTATTGAACATGCAGAAGATATAATAGCTGACATTGAGCAGGCTCTTCAAAACAGTCAAAAATAA
- a CDS encoding DNA internalization-related competence protein ComEC/Rec2, with translation MVKNKIMLLAGPIAAASLSLTEFSAGALVFAVFVLILYVRLLNMKVITMLGMLSIFIFLRTESVVLSNVSTLIGDEIVVNGMVTDGPYRNGNRAQLHLKVNKKENLLVRVALHQHSDIRLLRTISPGINCSAKGKLVSPIPSVNFQAFDYSQYLKTKRIHWLFETTLSDITCGKPVFNPIYLMKKWRHSGLQWINDYFPSDLRGIAGALIFGDRHMLDPNIEQAYQKLGLIHLLAVSGLHVGLISGVLYYGFLRMGVSKQMTESLLLLFLPVYIIAAGASPSVIRAASMVMLFILLKKVNQRGKAIDLLVYLVIGYIFLNPYYLLHIGFQLSFIVSGALLLSASIIKKTNTFFMSLIVTFVAQTAALPVILFHFHEFSLLSFVLNFFFVPFISFIVLPSNFLIFASSIFLPSYTTYISIPLEFTVHLAHQFLLAVSSWNGLQIIFGKPSIFILSCLSLSLFWMFYELDTLGFHKKVLWPALIVIIVLCMQCFYPYVYKNGYVTILDVGQGDSILIELPYRKGVYLIDAGGTLQFPKKDWEKSDKPYDPGESIVVPYLKSKGISTLDKMIITHSHIDHYGGAFAASEELKVRQILYGKGSDFNQEELDFLTFVQHKRIPIKFVKNGNYWKEGKAQFQVLLPEGNEETGNERSIVIRAVIGGVTWLFTGDLEKEGEQALLKKYPKLQADILKIGHHGSNTSTTEPFINQLQSKMAFISAGRCNQFGHPHKETLETLEEFGLNVFRTDTQGAVRVTLQNDRLLEIEQALSHPLEVSCE, from the coding sequence TTGGTAAAAAATAAAATAATGCTTTTAGCAGGTCCAATCGCTGCAGCAAGCCTCTCATTAACCGAATTTTCAGCAGGGGCTCTTGTGTTTGCGGTATTCGTATTGATATTATACGTAAGACTGTTAAACATGAAAGTGATAACAATGTTAGGGATGTTAAGTATATTTATTTTTCTAAGAACGGAAAGCGTTGTTCTTTCAAATGTCTCTACGCTGATAGGTGACGAAATAGTTGTAAATGGAATGGTAACAGATGGGCCGTATCGCAATGGAAATCGAGCTCAACTTCATTTAAAAGTAAATAAAAAAGAGAATCTTCTTGTCCGTGTTGCTCTTCATCAGCATTCAGACATTCGTTTGCTTCGTACAATCTCTCCTGGTATAAACTGCTCAGCAAAAGGAAAACTTGTCTCTCCCATCCCCTCTGTTAATTTTCAAGCTTTTGACTATTCTCAGTATCTAAAAACGAAGCGAATTCACTGGTTATTTGAAACAACTCTATCCGATATAACCTGTGGAAAACCTGTTTTTAATCCTATTTATTTAATGAAAAAGTGGCGTCATTCAGGGCTTCAATGGATAAATGATTATTTTCCTTCGGATTTAAGAGGAATTGCAGGCGCCTTAATTTTTGGGGATCGTCACATGTTAGACCCCAACATAGAACAAGCATATCAGAAACTTGGCCTCATTCATTTGCTTGCAGTTTCAGGTTTGCATGTCGGACTGATTTCAGGTGTTTTGTATTATGGATTTCTTCGGATGGGCGTATCTAAACAAATGACAGAATCCCTTTTACTTTTATTTCTCCCTGTTTATATCATTGCAGCTGGTGCTTCTCCTTCCGTAATAAGAGCAGCTTCTATGGTAATGCTCTTTATTTTATTAAAAAAAGTCAACCAGCGGGGTAAAGCCATCGATCTGCTTGTTTATTTAGTAATCGGTTATATTTTTTTGAATCCATACTATTTATTACATATTGGATTTCAATTATCTTTTATAGTAAGTGGAGCACTGCTTTTATCAGCGTCTATTATTAAAAAAACAAATACGTTCTTTATGAGTTTGATTGTAACTTTTGTGGCACAAACGGCTGCATTACCAGTAATATTATTTCATTTTCATGAATTTTCTTTATTGAGTTTTGTGCTAAACTTCTTTTTTGTTCCCTTTATTTCGTTTATTGTTTTACCTTCTAATTTCCTTATTTTTGCAAGCTCTATTTTTCTCCCGTCTTATACCACTTATATATCCATTCCTTTAGAATTTACAGTCCATTTGGCTCACCAATTTTTACTAGCAGTCAGCTCTTGGAATGGATTACAGATTATTTTTGGAAAACCTTCAATCTTTATATTGAGCTGTCTTTCTCTTTCTTTATTCTGGATGTTTTATGAGCTAGATACATTAGGGTTTCATAAGAAAGTGTTATGGCCGGCTTTGATAGTAATTATCGTATTATGTATGCAATGCTTTTACCCTTACGTTTATAAAAATGGATATGTGACCATTCTGGATGTTGGACAAGGTGATAGTATTTTAATTGAACTGCCTTACAGAAAAGGGGTGTACTTAATTGATGCAGGCGGTACGCTTCAATTTCCTAAAAAAGATTGGGAAAAAAGTGATAAACCATATGATCCTGGAGAAAGTATAGTTGTCCCCTATTTAAAATCGAAAGGTATAAGTACTCTCGATAAGATGATTATAACCCATAGCCACATCGATCATTATGGCGGAGCGTTTGCAGCATCTGAAGAATTAAAAGTACGACAAATTTTGTATGGAAAAGGCAGTGATTTTAACCAAGAGGAATTAGATTTTTTAACATTTGTGCAACATAAGCGTATCCCTATAAAATTTGTAAAAAATGGAAACTATTGGAAAGAGGGAAAGGCTCAGTTTCAAGTGCTGCTGCCCGAAGGAAATGAAGAGACAGGAAATGAACGGTCCATCGTAATAAGGGCTGTTATTGGTGGAGTTACTTGGTTATTTACAGGTGATTTAGAAAAGGAAGGAGAGCAGGCTTTGTTAAAAAAATACCCCAAACTTCAAGCGGATATACTAAAAATTGGACATCACGGCAGTAATACGTCGACAACCGAACCTTTTATTAACCAATTACAAAGTAAAATGGCATTTATTTCTGCTGGCAGGTGTAATCAATTTGGGCATCCTCATAAAGAAACGCTGGAAACATTAGAAGAATTTGGATTAAACGTGTTTCGTACGGATACACAAGGTGCTGTCCGAGTGACTTTACAAAACGACCGCCTTCTTGAGATAGAACAAGCACTCAGCCATCCATTAGAAGTATCGTGTGAATAA
- a CDS encoding YqzM family protein has translation MNQFEKDVQSKRNDFNDSVVAFIASFVFFSLIFIVATVVDVASKF, from the coding sequence GTGAATCAGTTTGAAAAGGACGTACAAAGTAAACGGAATGATTTTAATGACTCCGTGGTTGCCTTTATAGCATCCTTTGTATTCTTTTCGTTAATTTTCATCGTTGCTACAGTAGTGGATGTTGCTAGTAAATTTTAA
- the holA gene encoding DNA polymerase III subunit delta, giving the protein MDYMQLSKDIEQQGVKPVYLLYGKEDFFIKDITEKIVSSILTEEERDFNYSIYDMKEVPVEAAVEEGETLPFFGEKRVILLRNCYFLTGVKDKEKIEHHLPTFEKYLDNPPNETIMIVSVSYEKLDERKKIVKKLKKQGMVLDAAPYDEAKMFQWIDTYTRDNQLYLTRDAKELLVQLAGKEMMMLASEMDKLSLYVTESNEITVDIVEKLVARTLEDNVFELVDHVVQGRSEKALRIYFDLLKQNEEPIKILMLLARQFRMILQVKQLKQRGYSRQKMASQLKVHPFAVKVAEGQIKNFDDIAIKNILKELAEADYEMKTGKMDKSLRVELGIVKIAGFHNKL; this is encoded by the coding sequence ATGGATTATATGCAGCTTTCTAAAGATATAGAACAACAAGGAGTTAAACCAGTATACTTATTATATGGTAAGGAAGATTTTTTCATTAAAGATATTACGGAAAAAATTGTTTCTTCTATTTTAACCGAAGAGGAAAGAGATTTTAATTATTCGATTTATGATATGAAAGAAGTACCTGTAGAGGCAGCAGTAGAAGAAGGAGAAACATTGCCGTTTTTTGGAGAAAAAAGAGTGATTCTTTTAAGAAACTGTTATTTTTTAACGGGTGTTAAAGATAAAGAAAAAATAGAGCACCATTTACCCACTTTTGAAAAATACCTGGACAACCCTCCGAATGAAACAATTATGATCGTGTCGGTATCATATGAAAAATTGGATGAACGAAAAAAAATCGTGAAGAAACTTAAAAAGCAAGGAATGGTATTAGATGCTGCTCCGTACGATGAAGCTAAAATGTTTCAATGGATAGATACATATACTAGGGATAATCAACTTTATCTTACACGCGACGCCAAAGAATTATTGGTACAGTTAGCGGGAAAAGAGATGATGATGCTTGCTTCAGAGATGGATAAACTTTCCTTATATGTAACAGAATCAAATGAAATAACTGTCGATATTGTTGAAAAATTAGTCGCAAGAACGCTTGAGGATAATGTATTTGAATTAGTGGACCATGTCGTACAAGGCCGTTCAGAAAAAGCCCTTCGTATATATTTTGATTTATTGAAGCAAAACGAAGAACCGATCAAAATTTTAATGCTGCTTGCTAGACAGTTTCGCATGATTTTGCAAGTCAAACAATTAAAACAGCGAGGTTATTCACGACAAAAAATGGCATCTCAACTAAAGGTTCACCCCTTTGCTGTAAAAGTAGCTGAGGGGCAAATAAAAAATTTTGACGATATTGCGATTAAAAACATTTTAAAAGAGCTGGCTGAAGCAGATTATGAAATGAAAACGGGAAAAATGGATAAATCTCTTCGGGTAGAATTAGGTATAGTAAAAATAGCGGGCTTTCATAATAAATTATAA
- the rpsT gene encoding 30S ribosomal protein S20, translated as MANIKSAKKRVITNENRRVKHQAFKTSMRSAVKEFNKKADNKDLEGAKELFQLATKKVDKAADKKMIHKNAAARTKSDMQQRLNKLAQ; from the coding sequence ATGGCAAACATTAAATCTGCTAAGAAACGTGTAATTACAAACGAAAACCGACGCGTGAAACATCAAGCGTTTAAAACATCAATGCGTTCGGCGGTTAAGGAATTTAATAAAAAAGCCGACAATAAAGATTTGGAAGGTGCCAAAGAGCTTTTCCAACTTGCTACAAAAAAAGTTGATAAAGCAGCTGATAAAAAGATGATTCACAAAAACGCAGCAGCGCGTACAAAATCCGACATGCAGCAACGATTAAATAAACTTGCTCAATAA
- the gpr gene encoding GPR endopeptidase, producing the protein MGKQLDLSAFSVRTDLAIEEKELLEEKELQGTPKKTDNGIWIQEKEENEVKITRVKIKEAGAKQTGKKPGEYLTFEAQGIRKQDTELQQKVEEIFAREFSAFMDQLNISKDASCLVTGLGNWNVTPDALGPMVVDKLVITRHLFKEAPEHVEDGFRPVSAFAPGVMGMTGVETSDIISAVIDKTKPDFIIAIDALASRSIERVNTTIQISDTGIHPGSGVGNKRKELSNETLGIPVIAIGIPTVVDAVSITSDTIDFILKHLGKEMNTEDTAGRALTPAGMTFGEKRELTDEDLPEEKERKAMLGMIGGLEDIEKRQLIQEVLAPLGHNLMVTPKEVDVFMRDMANVISEGLNAALHGSISQNSTGTYTK; encoded by the coding sequence ATGGGAAAACAATTAGATTTGTCAGCTTTTTCTGTCCGTACAGATTTGGCTATTGAAGAAAAAGAATTATTAGAAGAAAAAGAACTGCAGGGGACTCCTAAAAAAACAGATAACGGTATTTGGATTCAAGAGAAAGAGGAAAATGAGGTTAAAATTACGCGAGTGAAAATAAAAGAAGCTGGAGCAAAACAAACTGGTAAAAAGCCAGGAGAATATTTAACTTTTGAAGCGCAAGGTATAAGAAAACAAGATACAGAACTTCAACAAAAAGTAGAAGAAATTTTCGCTCGGGAATTTTCTGCCTTTATGGATCAGTTAAATATTTCAAAAGATGCTTCTTGTCTCGTAACCGGGCTTGGAAATTGGAACGTTACGCCAGACGCTCTTGGACCGATGGTAGTAGATAAACTTGTCATTACTAGACATTTATTTAAAGAAGCACCTGAACACGTTGAAGATGGCTTTCGGCCGGTAAGTGCATTTGCACCTGGAGTGATGGGCATGACAGGTGTAGAAACGAGTGATATTATTTCGGCTGTTATAGACAAAACAAAACCAGATTTTATCATTGCAATAGATGCTTTGGCTTCACGATCAATAGAACGAGTAAACACAACAATCCAAATTTCTGATACAGGAATTCATCCGGGCTCAGGAGTAGGTAATAAAAGAAAAGAATTAAGTAATGAAACTCTCGGGATACCGGTTATTGCCATTGGTATACCAACAGTGGTAGATGCTGTCTCTATCACTAGTGATACTATTGATTTCATATTAAAACACTTAGGAAAAGAGATGAATACAGAAGATACTGCAGGAAGAGCATTAACCCCTGCGGGAATGACATTCGGGGAGAAAAGAGAATTAACGGATGAAGATTTACCCGAAGAAAAAGAGAGAAAAGCTATGCTTGGTATGATCGGAGGATTAGAGGATATAGAAAAACGCCAGTTAATTCAAGAAGTACTTGCTCCATTAGGACATAATTTGATGGTAACACCTAAGGAAGTCGATGTATTTATGCGTGATATGGCAAATGTTATATCAGAAGGGCTTAATGCTGCTCTTCATGGGAGTATTTCACAAAATAGTACAGGTACGTATACAAAATAG
- the spoIIP gene encoding stage II sporulation protein P — MMTPNFKKKNVSLNRTSFKQIIIACLTGYLFIMFLVAVLTSVEQDKYFSSRNLHAWSSHVQNELLAAFFIYENRYFLNADEITNPAVSSMVFEFVTRLDIKDPRTLLGQELPGFASFDGKIIVAGDGTDFTNMPVESAPPMEVLMEEREATSKRLEIAEETEDSPNQEAAGENPIAHIIHSHSRESYLPELEEGTEVAFHPEVNITLVGERLGKELEKRGISTQVNKTDIEQKLHENGWDFPQSYDVSREVLQEAISQNEELELFFDLHRDSQTRDVTTVTINGETLARTMFVIGENNPDYEKNLEMATDLHNKLEENYPGLSRGVITKGGSGSNGRYNQDLSENSVLVEMGGMENNLEETYRTTEILAEVISEQYFEAESVEGEE, encoded by the coding sequence ATGATGACCCCTAATTTTAAGAAAAAAAATGTAAGCTTAAATAGGACAAGTTTTAAACAAATTATCATTGCATGTTTAACCGGATACTTATTTATTATGTTTTTAGTAGCTGTTTTAACTTCTGTGGAACAAGACAAATATTTTTCTTCCCGTAATCTACATGCTTGGAGTTCTCATGTTCAAAACGAACTTTTAGCTGCTTTTTTTATCTATGAAAATCGTTATTTTTTAAATGCAGATGAAATAACAAATCCGGCAGTATCTAGTATGGTGTTTGAATTTGTTACACGGCTTGATATAAAAGACCCTAGAACTTTACTTGGACAAGAACTGCCGGGGTTTGCTTCGTTTGACGGTAAAATAATAGTCGCAGGGGATGGTACTGATTTTACAAATATGCCGGTCGAATCTGCTCCGCCTATGGAAGTGCTGATGGAAGAAAGAGAAGCAACTTCAAAAAGGCTCGAAATTGCTGAAGAAACAGAAGATAGTCCAAATCAGGAAGCAGCAGGGGAAAATCCTATTGCTCATATTATTCATTCACACAGCAGAGAGTCATATTTACCTGAATTAGAAGAAGGAACAGAAGTAGCTTTTCATCCGGAGGTTAATATTACACTCGTAGGCGAACGCCTTGGAAAAGAACTTGAAAAACGAGGAATCAGTACACAAGTGAATAAAACGGATATTGAACAGAAACTTCATGAGAATGGATGGGATTTTCCACAATCATATGATGTTTCAAGAGAAGTTTTACAAGAAGCTATTTCTCAAAACGAGGAGTTAGAGCTTTTCTTTGATCTTCATCGTGACTCTCAAACACGTGATGTCACAACAGTAACAATTAATGGTGAAACGTTAGCAAGGACAATGTTTGTTATAGGCGAAAATAACCCTGATTATGAGAAAAATTTGGAAATGGCTACGGATCTTCATAATAAATTAGAAGAAAATTATCCAGGTTTAAGCAGAGGGGTTATAACAAAAGGCGGGAGCGGATCCAATGGCCGTTATAATCAGGATCTTTCCGAAAACTCCGTTCTAGTAGAGATGGGCGGAATGGAGAATAATTTAGAAGAGACATATCGAACAACAGAAATATTGGCTGAAGTAATAAGTGAGCAGTATTTTGAAGCAGAATCCGTGGAGGGAGAGGAGTAA
- the lepA gene encoding translation elongation factor 4 translates to MNNRERKERQSRIRNFSIIAHIDHGKSTLADRLLESTSALTQREMKDQMLDAMDLERERGITIKLNSVQLKHKHTDGEEYIFHLIDTPGHVDFSYEVSRSLAACEGALLIVDAAQGIEAQTLANVYLALDNDLEIIPVINKIDLPSAEPERVKQEIEDVIGLDASDAVHASAKSGIGTEEILSQIVENIPAPAGDPEAPLQALIFDSLYDTYRGVIAYIRVKEGTIKAGQKIKMMATDKVFEVSEVGVFTPKPVACNELTVGDVGFLTASIKNVSDSRVGDTITSADKPADNPLPGYKKMNPMVFCGMYPVDANDYNSLRDALERLELNDSSLQYEAETSQALGFGFRCGFLGLLHMEILQERIEREYGIELITTAPSVIYNVYLTDGEILEIDNPSNMPDPQKTESVEEPFVKATVMVPNDFVGAVMELCQKKRGEFVDMQYMDENRVNIIYNLPLTEIVYDFFDQLKSNTKGYASFDYEFIGYKESNLVKMDILLNGETVDALSVIVHRDSAYERGKSIVEKLKELIPRQQFEVPVQASIGQKIIARSNIKAIRKNVLSKCYGGDITRKRKLLEKQKEGKKRMKSVGKVDIPQEAFMSVLRMDNDD, encoded by the coding sequence ATGAACAATCGAGAAAGAAAAGAACGGCAAAGCAGGATTAGGAACTTTTCCATTATTGCCCATATCGACCATGGCAAATCCACCCTGGCTGACCGGTTATTGGAATCTACTAGTGCATTAACGCAAAGAGAAATGAAAGATCAAATGCTTGATGCCATGGATTTAGAAAGAGAAAGAGGTATTACTATAAAATTAAATTCCGTTCAGCTGAAGCATAAACATACGGATGGAGAAGAATATATTTTTCATTTAATTGATACACCTGGACATGTAGATTTTTCATATGAAGTTTCAAGAAGTTTGGCTGCTTGTGAAGGAGCTCTTTTAATTGTAGATGCTGCCCAAGGTATTGAAGCGCAGACGCTGGCAAATGTATATTTAGCTCTAGACAATGATCTTGAAATTATTCCGGTAATAAATAAAATTGATCTTCCAAGTGCTGAACCAGAACGAGTAAAACAAGAAATTGAAGATGTAATTGGGTTAGATGCTTCAGATGCTGTACATGCTTCTGCAAAAAGCGGCATTGGAACAGAAGAAATTTTAAGTCAAATTGTCGAAAACATCCCTGCCCCCGCTGGAGATCCTGAAGCGCCGCTGCAAGCACTCATTTTTGATTCGCTTTATGATACATACCGAGGGGTTATTGCTTATATTAGGGTAAAAGAAGGGACGATTAAAGCCGGTCAAAAAATAAAAATGATGGCAACAGATAAAGTATTTGAGGTTTCAGAAGTAGGGGTATTTACACCTAAGCCTGTTGCTTGTAATGAATTGACCGTAGGGGATGTTGGTTTTTTAACTGCATCGATAAAAAATGTAAGTGATTCACGTGTAGGGGATACCATCACGAGCGCCGATAAACCTGCAGATAATCCCCTGCCTGGCTACAAAAAAATGAATCCGATGGTTTTCTGTGGAATGTATCCCGTTGATGCCAATGACTATAACTCATTGAGAGACGCGTTAGAAAGATTAGAATTAAATGACAGCTCTCTTCAATACGAAGCAGAAACATCCCAAGCTCTGGGTTTTGGCTTTCGCTGCGGGTTTTTAGGGCTCCTTCATATGGAAATATTGCAAGAAAGAATTGAACGAGAATATGGTATTGAATTAATCACGACAGCTCCAAGTGTTATATACAATGTGTATTTGACGGATGGGGAAATACTTGAAATCGATAATCCATCAAACATGCCTGACCCGCAAAAAACAGAATCAGTAGAAGAACCGTTCGTGAAAGCCACCGTGATGGTGCCAAACGACTTCGTAGGAGCTGTAATGGAGCTTTGTCAAAAAAAGCGCGGTGAGTTTGTAGACATGCAGTATATGGATGAAAATCGCGTTAATATCATTTACAATCTTCCTTTAACAGAAATTGTATATGACTTTTTTGATCAGCTGAAATCAAACACAAAAGGCTATGCTTCATTTGATTATGAATTCATAGGCTACAAAGAATCTAATTTGGTCAAAATGGATATTTTATTAAACGGGGAAACAGTAGATGCCTTATCTGTCATTGTCCACAGAGACTCAGCTTATGAACGTGGAAAATCGATAGTTGAAAAACTTAAAGAATTAATTCCACGTCAGCAATTTGAAGTTCCTGTTCAAGCGAGCATCGGACAAAAAATTATTGCGCGTTCTAACATTAAAGCTATCCGTAAAAATGTATTATCCAAGTGTTATGGCGGGGATATTACAAGAAAAAGAAAGCTCCTCGAGAAGCAAAAAGAAGGAAAAAAGCGCATGAAAAGTGTAGGGAAAGTTGACATTCCCCAAGAAGCATTTATGTCTGTTCTTCGAATGGATAATGACGACTAA
- the hemW gene encoding radical SAM family heme chaperone HemW translates to MAPSAIYVHIPFCKQICFYCDFNKFYLENQPVNDYVDALGKEIRDAFSINQAQSISSVYIGGGTPTALNNDELEKVILDIKSNAPLLDNELEFTVEVNPGEAGLDKLKLMKSLGVNRLSIGVQSFDNSLLKKIGRSHSVKEALKTIELARKAGFENISIDLMFGLPGQTIQMWQETITTMLELNIPHVSAYSLKIEEKTMFYNWYRQGKLQAIPEDKEAQMYEELVSRLHAYGYETYEISNFAQKGFESRHNQVYWENKEYFGFGAGAHGYVNGHRYANIGPLTHYIKALQQGESVVKETHEVTTQEMMEEEMFMGLRMKKGVKEEIFKKKYGSSYLDVFQEAIQDLQHKELLKDTGGSLHLTKKGRLLGNEVFERFLLE, encoded by the coding sequence ATGGCACCATCAGCAATTTATGTTCATATTCCGTTTTGCAAGCAAATATGTTTTTATTGCGACTTCAACAAATTTTACTTAGAAAACCAGCCCGTTAACGATTATGTGGACGCATTAGGTAAAGAAATCAGAGATGCTTTCTCTATTAACCAGGCACAATCTATTAGCTCAGTGTATATAGGGGGAGGAACTCCAACGGCTTTAAATAATGATGAATTAGAGAAAGTAATTCTCGATATAAAAAGCAATGCACCATTACTCGACAATGAATTGGAATTTACTGTAGAAGTCAACCCGGGCGAAGCAGGATTAGATAAATTGAAGTTAATGAAGAGCCTTGGAGTTAATAGGTTAAGTATTGGAGTGCAAAGCTTTGATAACTCTTTGTTAAAAAAAATAGGCAGGAGCCATTCTGTCAAAGAAGCTTTGAAAACGATAGAGCTTGCACGTAAAGCAGGATTTGAGAACATTTCTATTGATTTAATGTTTGGATTGCCTGGCCAAACCATACAAATGTGGCAGGAAACGATTACAACAATGTTAGAGCTGAATATACCTCATGTTTCTGCTTATTCGCTAAAAATTGAAGAAAAAACAATGTTTTATAATTGGTATCGTCAAGGAAAACTTCAGGCGATCCCTGAGGATAAAGAAGCCCAAATGTATGAAGAATTGGTTTCAAGGCTGCATGCTTATGGGTATGAAACATATGAAATCAGCAACTTTGCTCAAAAGGGATTTGAAAGCAGGCATAACCAAGTGTACTGGGAAAACAAAGAGTATTTTGGATTTGGAGCAGGTGCCCACGGGTATGTTAATGGGCATCGTTACGCTAACATAGGCCCATTGACACATTACATTAAGGCCCTTCAACAAGGCGAATCTGTTGTTAAAGAAACACATGAAGTTACAACACAAGAAATGATGGAAGAAGAAATGTTTATGGGGCTTCGTATGAAAAAAGGTGTTAAGGAAGAAATTTTTAAAAAGAAGTACGGCAGCTCATACTTAGATGTTTTCCAGGAAGCCATTCAAGATCTGCAGCATAAAGAGTTGTTAAAGGACACAGGCGGTTCTTTGCATTTAACAAAAAAAGGACGCTTGTTAGGTAATGAAGTATTTGAAAGGTTTCTGCTTGAGTAA